A single region of the Vicia villosa cultivar HV-30 ecotype Madison, WI linkage group LG4, Vvil1.0, whole genome shotgun sequence genome encodes:
- the LOC131600382 gene encoding rust resistance kinase Lr10-like produces the protein MWSNYSTLVLPFFCFILSANYYSNLASANTECMKTRCNHKDAPTIQYPFRLQNIQPQNCGKTGFDLSCNENHQTILKFPTSINFIVNKIDYKSQNIHVTDPNGCLPKLLSKLNLSSTPFHFIDKSNSNSNSNYTLFNCSSMNTALQSYYPSIKCLSSDEYRVYALDSTLQIKDVPLTYCTKLYDMSFVPEEVVLSHGDDLVLGWDTSCGNQSETKHECNKNVKKSKGAGRKMEILVPILSCLGILLLVTALYHVRYTTQKDKENEARIEKFLEDYRALKPTRYSYSDIKRITNNFKNELGQGAYGTVYKGKLSSDVYVAVKLLKTSTGNGPEFINEVGTMSQIHHVNVVHLVGFCADGHKRALVYEYLPNGSLQKYISTTDFKNHFLSWEKLQEIALGIAKGIEYLHQGCDQRILHFDIKPHNILLDNNFTPKISDFGLAKLCSKDQSAVSMTAARGTIGYIAPEVFSRNFGNVSYKSDVYSFGMLLLEMVGGRQNVDVVDKGSGLGYFPEWIYNLLEQGDDLSEHIEVEKYAKIAKKLAIAGLWCIQWHPVDRPSMQVVVHMLEGDGGKLSMPPNPFASADPAIMNVSLIGRHFHRE, from the exons ATGTGGAGCAATTACTCTACACTTGTTCTTCCATTCTTTTGCTTCATTTTGAGTGCAAATTACTATAGTAACCTTGCTTCAGCTAATACTGAATGCATGAAAACAAGGTGTAATCACAAAGATGCTCCCACTATTCAATACCCTTTTAGACTCCAAAACATTCAACCACAAAATTGTGGAAAAACTGGTTTTGATCTTTCATGCAATGAGAATCACCAAACCATACTAAAATTTCCAACTTCAATCAATTTTATTGTCAACAAAATTGATTACAAGTCCCAAAATATTCATGTGACTGACCCAAATGGATGTCttccaaagctcctttcaaaactCAATCTATCATCCACCCCTTTTCATTTCATTGACAAatccaattcaaattcaaattccaaTTATACACTCTTCAATTGTTCATCCATGAACACTGCTTTACAATCTTATTACCCTTCCATTAAATGTCTTTCTTCTGATGAATACCGAGTTTATGCATTGGACTCCACACTTCAAATTAAGGATGTTCCTTTGACATATTGTACCAAGTTGTATGACATGTCTTTTGTTCCAGAAGAGGTTGTTTTAAGCCATGGTGATGATCTTGTTTTAGGATGGGATACAAGTTGTGGCAATCAAAGTGAAACAAAACATGAATGTAACAAAAATGTCAAGAAATCTAAAG GAGCAGGGAGAAAAATGGAAATTCTAG TACCGATACTATCATGTCTTGGAATTTTACTACTAGTCACAGCGTTATATCACGTTCGATACACAACTCAAAAAGACAAAGAAAATGAAGCAAGAATAGAAAAGTTCTTAGAAGATTATAGAGCATTGAAACCTACAAGGTATTCCTATTCAGACATAAAAAGGATCACAAACAATTTCAAGAACGAACTTGGACAAGGAGCATATGGAACGGTGTACAAAGGTAAACTATCTAGCGATGTATATGTCGCGGTCAAGCTTCTCAAAACATCGACAGGAAATGGACCTGAGTTCATCAATGAAGTAGGAACAATGAGTCAAATCCATCATGTTAATGTTGTTCACTTAGTTGGCTTCTGCGCGGACGGACATAAGCGAGCACTTGTTTACGAGTATTTACCAAATGGTTCGTTGCAGAAGTATATTTCCACGACGGATTTCAAAAACCATTTTTTGAGTTGGGAGAAGTTACAAGAAATCGCGCTTGGAATAGCGAAAGGGATTGAGTATCTTCACCAAGGGTGTGACCAGAGGATACTTCATTTTGATATAAAGCCACATAATATCTTACTTGACAATAACTTTACTCCTAAGATATCTGATTTTGGTTTGGCTAAGCTTTGTTCAAAGGATCAGAGCGCGGTTTCCATGACCGCGGCTAGGGGGACTATTGGTTACATAGCACCTGAAGTTTTTTCTAGGAACTTCGGGAATGTGTCGTATAAGTCTGATGTATATAGTTTTGGAATGTTGTTGCTTGAGATGGTCGGGGGGAGACAAAATGTAGATGTTGTAGACAAGGGAAGTGGTTTAGGGTATTTTCCGGAATGGATTTATAATTTGCTAGAGCAAGGGGATGATTTGAGTGAACATATTGAGGTGGAGAAATACGCGAAAATAGCAAAGAAACTTGCGATTGCGGGACTTTGGTGTATTCAGTGGCACCCGGTGGATCGTCCTTCAATGCAAGTTGTTGTTCATATGTTGGAAGGAGATGGAGGTAAGTTAAGTATGCCACCTAATCCATTTGCTTCTGCTGATCCTGCTATAATGAATGTGAGTTTAATTGGAAGACACTTTCATAGAGAGTGA